A stretch of the Dichotomicrobium thermohalophilum genome encodes the following:
- the tsaE gene encoding tRNA (adenosine(37)-N6)-threonylcarbamoyltransferase complex ATPase subunit type 1 TsaE gives MTTGKAGSYVQPETPDRTAQIRLPGLTLAMLDGLARVLAPYLRKGDVVTLSGDLGAGKTTFARFLIAAIAGEDVEVTSPTFSLVQSYETPRVEIHHFDLYRLEGPEELPELGFDEAREDGLLLVEWPQRLGDALPPNRLDVALSESAEADQRDVTVTGFGGWAPRLERFRAATDFQKNAGWSAASSRFLAGDASVRSYVRLQLGEKAALLMDWEPQPDGPPLANGLPYSRIAHLAEDVGPFIAVSGALREAGVPVPEIYAQDTERGFLLIEDFGDYILGKLVERSGEIGTLYRPAVDLLLRLRRTPVPRELPISDGWTHRLPDYDKRALHAEAALLLDWFLPAMTGTDVDQAARGEFAALWEAQFDWLATRETGLVLRDYHSPNLIALMPGDPRGPLGVIDFQDAVIGHPAYDLVSLLQDARLTVPPDVESQLFNHYCRQAEQDGVFDADGFARAYALLGAQRNTKILGIFARLALRDGKTAYLAHLPRVRAYLERDLQHPALAPLRAWYARHMPGRVDAQAIARAGAGR, from the coding sequence ATGACGACAGGGAAGGCGGGTTCATACGTGCAGCCGGAAACCCCGGACAGGACAGCGCAAATCCGCTTGCCGGGCCTCACGCTGGCCATGCTGGACGGCCTGGCGCGGGTGCTTGCGCCCTACCTCCGCAAGGGCGATGTCGTTACCCTGTCCGGCGATCTCGGCGCAGGCAAAACGACCTTCGCGCGGTTCCTCATTGCCGCCATTGCGGGCGAGGATGTCGAGGTGACGAGCCCGACCTTTTCGCTGGTGCAGAGCTATGAGACACCGCGCGTCGAAATCCATCACTTCGATCTCTACCGCCTGGAGGGGCCGGAGGAGTTGCCCGAACTCGGCTTCGATGAGGCGCGCGAGGACGGCCTCCTCCTTGTCGAATGGCCCCAGCGGTTGGGCGACGCACTGCCTCCGAACCGCCTCGACGTTGCGCTCAGCGAGAGCGCAGAGGCGGACCAGCGCGACGTGACCGTAACGGGCTTCGGCGGGTGGGCACCGCGGCTGGAGCGGTTCCGCGCAGCCACCGATTTCCAGAAGAACGCGGGATGGAGCGCGGCGTCTTCGCGCTTTCTCGCCGGAGACGCCTCGGTGCGCTCCTATGTTCGGCTGCAGCTTGGCGAGAAGGCTGCGCTCCTGATGGACTGGGAGCCGCAGCCCGACGGCCCGCCACTGGCGAACGGTCTGCCGTACAGCCGGATCGCGCATCTCGCCGAGGATGTTGGCCCCTTCATCGCGGTATCGGGCGCGCTGCGCGAGGCGGGCGTGCCGGTGCCGGAAATCTATGCGCAGGACACCGAGCGCGGCTTCCTGCTGATCGAGGACTTCGGCGACTACATTCTGGGCAAACTGGTGGAGCGTAGCGGCGAGATTGGCACGCTGTATCGCCCGGCTGTCGATCTGTTGCTTCGTTTGCGCCGAACACCCGTGCCGCGCGAGTTGCCCATTTCGGATGGCTGGACCCACCGCCTGCCGGATTACGACAAGCGAGCGCTGCACGCCGAGGCCGCGCTCCTGCTTGACTGGTTCCTGCCGGCCATGACCGGCACGGATGTCGATCAGGCCGCCCGCGGCGAGTTCGCGGCGCTCTGGGAAGCGCAATTCGACTGGCTCGCCACGCGGGAGACCGGGCTCGTTCTGCGCGATTACCATTCGCCCAACCTCATCGCGCTTATGCCGGGCGACCCGCGCGGGCCGCTCGGCGTCATCGATTTCCAGGACGCGGTGATCGGCCATCCGGCCTATGACCTTGTCTCGCTGTTGCAGGACGCGCGGCTGACCGTCCCGCCGGATGTCGAGTCGCAGCTTTTCAATCACTACTGCAGGCAGGCGGAACAGGACGGCGTCTTCGACGCGGATGGGTTCGCGCGGGCCTATGCGCTGCTCGGGGCACAGCGCAACACCAAGATTCTCGGCATCTTCGCGCGGCTGGCATTGCGCGACGGCAAGACGGCCTATCTGGCGCATCTGCCGCGCGTGCGCGCCTATCTGGAGCGCGACCTGCAGCATCCGGCGCTTGCGCCGTTGCGCGCGTGGTATGCCCGGCATATGCCGGGGCGCGTTGACGCGCAGGCGATTGCGCGGGCCGGGGCGGGGCGTTGA
- a CDS encoding nucleotidyltransferase family protein, whose amino-acid sequence MIDTAMVLAAGYGKRMRPLTETIPKPMVRLAGRPLIDHVLDRLAEAGVRQVVTNVHYLADVIEAHLGERAGPPQIAISDERDMLLDTGGGVKKALDRLGPEGFFIQNSDSVWIEEGERNLSRLASLWEPARMDALLLLADARGSLGYAGAGDFWLDDDGRLIRRSPDEVAPYVFAGASIAHPRLFDHSPDGAFSLNPLWDRAAARGRLFGATLKGEWMHIGTPEALEAAEQRLRDKAA is encoded by the coding sequence ATGATCGACACGGCGATGGTACTGGCGGCGGGTTACGGCAAGCGAATGCGCCCGCTGACCGAGACGATCCCGAAGCCGATGGTGCGGCTGGCCGGACGGCCGCTCATCGACCATGTGCTTGACCGGCTGGCCGAGGCGGGGGTGCGGCAGGTGGTCACGAACGTGCACTATCTCGCCGATGTGATCGAGGCGCATTTGGGCGAGCGCGCGGGGCCTCCCCAAATCGCTATCTCGGATGAACGCGACATGCTCCTCGACACGGGCGGCGGCGTGAAGAAGGCGCTGGACCGGCTCGGGCCGGAGGGGTTTTTCATCCAGAATTCCGACTCTGTCTGGATCGAGGAGGGCGAGCGCAATCTCTCGCGACTGGCCAGCCTGTGGGAACCGGCGCGCATGGATGCGCTGCTGCTGCTGGCCGATGCGCGGGGAAGCTTGGGCTACGCGGGCGCGGGCGATTTTTGGTTAGATGATGATGGACGGCTGATACGCCGCTCCCCTGATGAAGTGGCGCCATACGTCTTCGCTGGAGCGTCGATCGCGCATCCGCGCCTGTTCGACCACAGCCCCGACGGCGCGTTCTCGCTCAACCCGCTCTGGGACCGTGCGGCTGCGCGCGGCCGGCTGTTCGGCGCGACGCTCAAGGGCGAATGGATGCATATCGGTACGCCCGAGGCGCTCGAGGCGGCCGAGCAGCGCCTGCGGGACAAAGCTGCCTGA
- a CDS encoding polymer-forming cytoskeletal protein: MSKSRQAVIQEDTVIKGEISNCEYIEVYGYVEGEVDAARVMVREGGKLFGTLRAGDAEVEGLLQGDVFVRRLIKVGSTGNVNGDVQYGQIAVDLGGELSAKLSNVPPEITGDLELSVKKGRAVRISLVDLNAVDPDDKAKDLTFSVSNAHGGFVAHSSAPTTPVNSFSQADLEAGAIAFVHDGESSDKVGFDVQVQDAKGANSGDPRSVTVHVQG, from the coding sequence GTGAGTAAGAGTCGCCAAGCCGTCATTCAGGAAGATACCGTCATCAAGGGCGAAATTTCCAACTGCGAGTATATCGAGGTCTACGGTTACGTGGAGGGCGAGGTGGACGCCGCCCGGGTCATGGTGCGCGAGGGCGGCAAGCTGTTCGGGACGCTGCGCGCTGGTGATGCCGAGGTGGAGGGATTGCTCCAGGGGGACGTGTTCGTGCGCCGGCTCATCAAGGTTGGCAGCACCGGCAACGTGAACGGTGATGTGCAGTACGGGCAGATTGCGGTTGATCTCGGCGGCGAGCTGAGCGCGAAACTGAGCAACGTGCCCCCTGAGATCACGGGCGATCTGGAACTGAGCGTGAAGAAGGGGCGCGCGGTGCGGATCAGCCTGGTCGACCTGAACGCAGTGGATCCGGACGACAAGGCCAAGGACCTGACCTTTTCGGTCAGCAACGCGCATGGCGGTTTCGTCGCGCATTCCAGTGCGCCGACCACGCCGGTCAACAGCTTCAGCCAGGCTGATCTGGAAGCCGGCGCGATCGCGTTCGTCCACGACGGGGAATCCAGCGACAAGGTCGGTTTCGACGTGCAGGTGCAGGATGCGAAGGGGGCGAACTCCGGCGATCCGCGATCGGTGACCGTGCACGTCCAGGGCTAG
- a CDS encoding class I SAM-dependent methyltransferase, with translation MADADHALYYSDDLMTNLQLRYGEGMLSPGGAEELGRLVGSIDLSGKTGLDLGCGLGGYDTLLVADYGVGRMVGVDINGAAVQLAARRAADMGMADRVSFHAVEPGPLPFEDNSFDFAFSKDSIVDIPDKAPVLAELHRVIRPGGALLISDWFRADAPYTPEMREWATTGDETYEMASLGSTAAELAAAGFAEIETEDRGEWFVAFCRDEVARLSGPLWPTYVDRFGEESARRSVKNAERRLLLAEQGQLLTGHVRARKPM, from the coding sequence ATGGCGGACGCCGATCACGCGCTTTATTACTCCGACGATCTCATGACGAATCTTCAGCTTCGCTACGGCGAGGGGATGCTCTCGCCGGGCGGAGCCGAAGAACTCGGGCGGCTAGTCGGCTCCATCGATCTCAGCGGTAAGACCGGCCTGGATCTCGGCTGCGGACTCGGAGGCTATGACACGCTCCTCGTGGCAGATTATGGCGTCGGCCGGATGGTCGGGGTCGATATTAACGGCGCTGCCGTGCAGCTTGCAGCCCGCCGGGCGGCTGATATGGGTATGGCGGACCGCGTCAGCTTTCATGCCGTCGAGCCCGGGCCTCTCCCTTTCGAGGACAACAGCTTCGATTTTGCCTTCTCGAAGGATTCCATCGTCGACATCCCCGACAAGGCGCCGGTGCTCGCCGAGTTGCACCGCGTGATCCGGCCCGGTGGCGCGCTTCTGATCTCTGACTGGTTCCGCGCCGATGCGCCCTACACCCCGGAAATGCGGGAATGGGCGACCACGGGCGACGAGACTTATGAAATGGCCTCTTTGGGCAGCACCGCAGCCGAACTCGCCGCTGCCGGCTTTGCTGAAATCGAGACGGAAGATCGCGGCGAGTGGTTCGTTGCGTTCTGCAGGGATGAGGTCGCGCGGCTGTCCGGCCCGCTCTGGCCGACCTATGTTGATCGGTTTGGCGAAGAGAGCGCCCGGCGCTCCGTGAAAAACGCCGAGAGGCGCCTGCTTCTGGCCGAACAGGGGCAATTGCTGACCGGCCATGTCCGGGCCCGAAAGCCGATGTGA
- a CDS encoding PAS domain-containing sensor histidine kinase → MRSAAALLAAMLIAPSPAAAAELFGVSVTATGPWMAATVAATGAGLLVAVIGLAVALRQCWRAQDENEAEVSRLSAELSAAHALLNSERQAILLWSHDTDQPRLITYALEPELGVPLEMRRLSRFAAWLERESALALEQRFERLKESGEAFNQVLTTAEGANIEADGRPSGPYLVLRLRAPSDHGEERARLASRLKDAENDLSAFRSLLQALPIPAWLRDTEDRLIWVNQAYVSAVDEASAQEVIEGQVELLESRQRQRIDKALDAGKTFRERLQTIVGGERRSYDTVALPVGEASGGVAIDVAPLESARGELDRQMAAHARTLNRVATGVAIFGTDRRLNFYNEAFASLWQLPANWLEQRPTYGEVLDRLRADRLLPEQVDYRDWRARQMAAFDSAGADALQEDWWHLPDGRAIHVAADQRPDGGVTFLYDDVTEKLALESRYNALIRVQRETLDHLREGVAVFGSDGRLRLFNPAFSEIWGLDETFLGGSPHVDEVISVCAEQVEDPAPWEHTRGAVVDVQDERAAFDGQMTLGDGRVLAYAGVPLPDGATMMTYVDITDSKRVERALIERNEALEASDRLKNTFISHVSYELRTPLTNIIGFSELLDQPRVGELNARQREYLSDIRSSSQALLAIINDILDLATIDAGALELKKREADVREVIRSAELGVRERLSAENIDLDIEIAPDVDTLVADDKRVTQILYNLLSNAIGFSEAGRTISLNAYRQGDMIAFSVQDTGCGIPEDYQDSVFQRFETRPQGSQHRGAGLGLSLVKSLVELHNGQIDLRSAEGAGTTVTVLLPEDGQAKHPDEVEAEARLQQVH, encoded by the coding sequence TTGAGGAGCGCGGCTGCGCTGCTGGCTGCCATGCTCATCGCGCCGTCGCCGGCCGCGGCGGCTGAGCTGTTCGGCGTCTCGGTAACAGCGACCGGCCCATGGATGGCGGCCACGGTCGCGGCGACTGGCGCGGGACTGCTGGTGGCTGTCATCGGGCTCGCCGTCGCCTTGCGCCAGTGCTGGCGGGCGCAGGACGAGAACGAGGCGGAGGTCTCGCGCCTCAGCGCGGAACTGAGCGCAGCGCATGCACTGCTGAACAGCGAGCGCCAGGCGATACTGCTTTGGTCGCATGATACCGATCAGCCGCGATTGATCACATATGCACTCGAGCCGGAACTGGGCGTGCCGCTGGAAATGCGCCGGCTCAGCCGGTTCGCTGCCTGGCTCGAGCGCGAGAGTGCGCTGGCGCTTGAACAGAGATTTGAAAGGCTCAAGGAAAGCGGCGAAGCCTTCAACCAGGTGCTGACCACGGCCGAAGGGGCGAACATCGAGGCCGACGGACGCCCCTCGGGCCCGTATCTCGTGCTGCGCCTGCGGGCGCCGTCCGATCACGGCGAAGAGCGGGCGCGGCTTGCCAGTCGCCTGAAGGACGCAGAGAACGATCTGTCCGCGTTCCGGTCGTTGCTGCAGGCCCTGCCCATCCCGGCGTGGCTGCGCGATACCGAGGACCGGCTGATCTGGGTCAACCAGGCCTATGTGTCGGCCGTGGACGAGGCCAGCGCGCAAGAGGTCATCGAGGGGCAGGTGGAACTTCTGGAATCGCGACAGCGCCAGCGGATCGATAAGGCGCTCGACGCAGGCAAGACGTTCCGCGAGCGGCTGCAGACCATCGTTGGCGGCGAGCGGCGCAGCTATGACACCGTTGCGCTGCCGGTCGGGGAGGCCAGCGGCGGCGTGGCGATCGACGTGGCGCCGCTGGAAAGCGCGCGCGGCGAACTCGACCGGCAGATGGCCGCCCACGCCCGAACGCTGAACCGCGTGGCGACAGGCGTGGCGATCTTTGGTACGGATCGGCGTCTGAACTTCTACAACGAAGCGTTTGCCTCTCTCTGGCAGCTACCGGCGAACTGGCTCGAGCAGCGCCCCACCTATGGTGAGGTGCTGGACCGCCTGCGCGCCGACCGCCTGCTCCCCGAGCAGGTCGACTACCGCGACTGGCGGGCGCGGCAGATGGCGGCCTTCGACAGCGCAGGTGCGGATGCGCTGCAGGAGGATTGGTGGCATCTGCCGGACGGCCGGGCGATCCATGTCGCGGCGGACCAGCGGCCGGACGGCGGCGTGACGTTCCTCTATGACGACGTGACCGAAAAACTGGCGCTCGAAAGCCGCTACAACGCGCTCATCCGCGTTCAACGGGAGACGCTGGATCACCTGCGCGAGGGGGTTGCGGTGTTCGGGTCCGACGGGCGCCTGCGGCTGTTCAATCCGGCTTTCAGCGAAATCTGGGGGCTCGACGAGACGTTCCTGGGCGGTTCGCCTCATGTCGACGAGGTGATTTCAGTCTGCGCCGAACAGGTCGAGGATCCGGCCCCCTGGGAGCATACGCGCGGTGCGGTCGTTGACGTTCAGGACGAGCGCGCGGCCTTTGATGGGCAGATGACGCTCGGCGACGGCAGGGTGTTGGCCTATGCGGGCGTGCCGCTTCCCGACGGTGCAACGATGATGACCTATGTCGACATCACCGACAGCAAGCGGGTCGAACGCGCGCTGATCGAGCGCAATGAGGCGCTGGAGGCATCCGACCGGCTCAAGAACACCTTTATCTCGCATGTCTCCTATGAGTTGCGGACGCCGCTCACCAACATCATCGGCTTCAGCGAGTTGCTTGATCAGCCGCGTGTCGGTGAACTGAACGCGCGCCAGCGCGAATATCTGAGCGATATCCGCTCGTCCAGCCAGGCGCTGCTTGCGATCATCAACGATATCCTCGACCTGGCTACCATCGACGCCGGCGCGCTGGAACTCAAAAAGCGGGAGGCGGATGTGCGCGAGGTCATCCGCTCGGCGGAACTGGGAGTGCGTGAGCGGCTTTCGGCGGAGAATATCGACCTCGACATCGAGATCGCGCCGGACGTCGATACGCTTGTTGCCGACGACAAGCGCGTCACGCAGATCCTCTACAACCTTCTGTCGAACGCGATCGGCTTCTCCGAGGCGGGTCGCACGATCAGCCTGAATGCTTACCGGCAGGGCGACATGATCGCCTTTTCGGTGCAGGATACCGGCTGCGGCATCCCGGAGGATTATCAGGACAGCGTCTTCCAGCGCTTCGAGACGCGCCCGCAAGGTTCGCAGCATCGCGGGGCCGGGCTGGGCCTGTCGCTGGTAAAGAGCCTGGTGGAGCTGCATAACGGGCAGATCGACCTGCGCTCGGCGGAAGGTGCGGGCACGACAGTGACGGTCCTGCTGCCGGAGGACGGGCAGGCGAAGCATCCGGACGAGGTGGAAGCAGAAGCCCGGCTTCAACAGGTTCATTGA
- the addB gene encoding double-strand break repair protein AddB — protein sequence MDDKHPALFTIPPERPFLADLARAILNGDLPRLGGRPPAPLELADTTIYLPTRRACSALRDALLAEAPGGALLLPQIRPLGAVDEFAPAEDGDAPADIPPAVPDMERWLTLAALVQRWSRAIEPSADESGFGAMSAAAAGELALELMALLDTAQVEGVDLARIDDLVPEEMAEHWQRTSRFLSIVTRQWPAHLRERGLLDPVARRNLLLAREAKRLAENADKPVIVAGSTGSVPATAALMKTVMDLPAGAIVLPGLDQALDTESWTALDQCPEHPQAGLKRLLNELGIGREDVAELTGDAGPPRRVLVSEVMRPAETAEKWPDFLAGADHAAMADALEGISLLEAPDQRHEAEAIALMMRETVETPDKTAALVTPDRTLARRVRTALQTWGLDVADSAGEPLSATSTGRFMELIARVAVEPDAVTLLALLKHPCLRLGWSAEEVRGRVAELEVNALRQPWFAGGLDGLHPALERADEAEGAVELVNRLEAAFAPLTALTGPAAPGDYAQAQRAVAESLAAGADAPALWADAAGETMADLLDSLARGASGGIAPEIAPADYPSFFAGLARRKAVQTETGAHPRLRIWGPLEARLQHADRLILGGLNEGIWPRAAQAGPWLNRQMRVALGLPEPERQTGLSAHDFAQGLAAPEVMLTRALKADGTPTVPSRWVSRLRLLADALGLGDKLTPAQPWLDWVAARFAAAPETPPGPPAPRPPLKARPRQMSVSDVERWIANPYAVYAKHILALEPMPGLAEGPDDRHRGQIIHAALGRFAERFPAELPDDIAGELMAMADALMAEWGAFAHVRAFWQPRFARFAHWFADTEPARRAGLRRSLSEVPGRLTLAAPGGGFELTARADRIDLREDGAVAVYDYKTGSVEARRRAAERLQSPQLPLEGLIALVGGFELPVNAPPALAGLGYISASGGREAGDEKALNDPQALAEGARDKLAALIARFDDPATPYTAMQRPAFKALWGYDPYAHLARVAEWRGGEGE from the coding sequence ATGGACGATAAGCATCCCGCGCTGTTCACGATCCCGCCCGAGCGGCCGTTTCTGGCCGATCTTGCCCGCGCGATCCTGAACGGCGACCTGCCGCGCCTGGGCGGTCGGCCTCCTGCCCCGCTGGAACTTGCCGACACGACGATCTACTTGCCGACGCGCCGGGCCTGTTCCGCGCTGCGCGATGCGCTGTTGGCCGAAGCGCCGGGAGGCGCGCTGCTGCTGCCGCAAATCCGCCCCCTGGGTGCGGTCGACGAGTTCGCGCCTGCCGAGGACGGTGACGCGCCAGCGGATATCCCGCCGGCCGTGCCGGACATGGAGCGCTGGCTTACGCTCGCCGCGCTGGTGCAGCGGTGGTCGCGGGCCATTGAGCCCTCGGCCGATGAGAGCGGTTTTGGGGCGATGTCTGCCGCCGCGGCGGGGGAGCTGGCGCTTGAGCTGATGGCTTTGCTCGATACGGCGCAAGTGGAGGGCGTCGACCTTGCCCGCATCGACGATCTCGTGCCCGAAGAGATGGCCGAACACTGGCAGCGCACGTCGCGCTTCCTGAGCATCGTCACGCGGCAGTGGCCGGCGCATCTGCGCGAACGCGGGCTTCTGGATCCGGTAGCACGGCGCAACCTGCTGCTCGCGCGCGAGGCCAAGCGTCTGGCAGAGAACGCGGATAAGCCGGTGATCGTCGCCGGCTCCACCGGCAGCGTGCCTGCCACCGCCGCGCTGATGAAAACGGTGATGGACCTGCCCGCCGGGGCGATTGTGCTGCCGGGGCTGGATCAGGCGCTGGATACGGAAAGCTGGACGGCGCTCGATCAGTGCCCGGAGCATCCACAGGCCGGGCTAAAACGGCTACTTAACGAACTAGGAATTGGGCGCGAGGACGTCGCGGAATTGACGGGGGATGCGGGGCCGCCGCGCCGCGTGCTGGTCTCCGAGGTCATGCGCCCGGCGGAAACGGCGGAGAAATGGCCGGACTTCCTGGCGGGCGCGGATCACGCCGCGATGGCCGATGCACTGGAGGGGATCAGCCTGCTGGAAGCACCCGACCAGCGCCACGAGGCTGAGGCGATCGCGCTGATGATGCGCGAGACGGTCGAAACGCCGGACAAGACCGCCGCATTGGTGACACCCGACCGCACGCTCGCCCGCCGGGTGCGCACCGCTCTGCAAACCTGGGGGCTCGATGTCGCGGACAGCGCGGGCGAGCCACTCAGTGCGACCTCGACCGGGCGCTTCATGGAGTTGATCGCACGCGTCGCTGTGGAGCCGGACGCGGTCACGTTGCTGGCGCTGCTCAAGCATCCGTGTCTGCGCTTGGGCTGGTCAGCGGAAGAGGTGCGGGGGCGCGTGGCGGAGCTTGAGGTGAACGCGCTGCGACAGCCCTGGTTCGCGGGGGGGCTGGATGGTCTGCACCCGGCGCTTGAGCGTGCGGACGAAGCGGAGGGCGCGGTGGAATTGGTAAACCGGCTGGAGGCGGCCTTTGCGCCGCTCACCGCGCTCACCGGGCCGGCGGCCCCGGGGGATTACGCGCAGGCCCAACGCGCGGTGGCCGAATCGCTGGCGGCTGGGGCGGACGCGCCCGCGCTCTGGGCCGACGCGGCGGGCGAGACGATGGCGGACCTGCTCGACAGTTTGGCGCGCGGCGCGTCGGGCGGCATCGCACCGGAGATCGCGCCAGCGGATTATCCTTCGTTCTTCGCGGGTCTCGCGCGGCGCAAGGCTGTCCAGACGGAAACAGGCGCGCATCCGCGCCTTCGCATCTGGGGGCCGCTCGAAGCTCGGCTTCAGCATGCCGACCGGCTGATCCTCGGCGGGCTGAATGAGGGCATTTGGCCCCGGGCCGCGCAGGCGGGTCCTTGGCTGAATCGCCAGATGCGCGTGGCGCTTGGGCTGCCCGAGCCGGAGCGACAGACCGGGCTTTCCGCGCATGACTTCGCGCAGGGGCTGGCCGCGCCGGAGGTCATGCTCACCCGCGCGCTCAAGGCCGATGGCACGCCGACCGTGCCAAGCCGTTGGGTCTCGCGCCTGCGCCTGCTGGCCGATGCGCTGGGGCTGGGCGACAAGCTCACGCCTGCGCAGCCGTGGCTGGACTGGGTGGCCGCGCGGTTCGCCGCCGCGCCCGAGACACCGCCCGGACCGCCCGCGCCGCGCCCACCGCTCAAAGCGCGGCCACGCCAGATGAGCGTTTCGGATGTCGAGCGGTGGATTGCCAACCCTTACGCGGTCTACGCGAAGCACATCCTCGCGCTGGAGCCGATGCCCGGCCTCGCCGAGGGGCCGGACGACCGGCATCGCGGGCAGATCATCCATGCCGCACTGGGCCGGTTCGCCGAGCGCTTCCCGGCCGAGCTGCCCGACGACATTGCGGGCGAGCTGATGGCGATGGCCGATGCGCTGATGGCCGAATGGGGCGCGTTCGCGCATGTCCGCGCGTTCTGGCAGCCGCGCTTTGCCCGCTTCGCGCACTGGTTCGCGGACACGGAACCCGCGCGGCGCGCGGGCCTGCGCCGGAGCCTGAGCGAGGTACCGGGACGACTGACGCTGGCTGCGCCGGGCGGCGGGTTCGAACTGACGGCGCGCGCCGACCGGATCGACCTGCGTGAGGATGGCGCGGTCGCGGTCTACGACTACAAGACCGGCAGCGTGGAGGCGCGCCGTCGCGCCGCCGAGCGGCTACAATCGCCGCAGTTGCCGCTGGAAGGGCTGATCGCGCTCGTGGGCGGGTTCGAGTTGCCGGTGAACGCGCCGCCTGCGCTCGCCGGGCTGGGCTACATCTCCGCGTCAGGCGGGCGCGAGGCGGGCGACGAGAAGGCGCTTAACGACCCGCAGGCGCTGGCCGAGGGGGCGCGGGACAAGCTGGCGGCGCTGATCGCCCGCTTCGATGATCCGGCGACACCGTACACAGCGATGCAGCGCCCGGCCTTCAAGGCACTGTGGGGCTACGACCCTTATGCGCATCTTGCGCGCGTGGCCGAATGGCGCGGCGGGGAGGGCGAATGA